The window AGTCAGTACAGTCCCAGTCCCTTGCTATTAAACTCCTTCTTGGATTTCTTTCGTAGCTTTCCATACagtttccatccatctttcctttccaaCTTTTCCAACTATTCCTTCTGCTTCAGCTGTTTTTTCCATCCATGTTTAACTCTATCTGCTGATTCACACTCCATTCAAACCTTAAAATATTTCACATCTTTCATTTATCGGGAGTTTTAGACCCTTTCTTACTTTTCCaaatcattcatacacattcagtTTCTTCCTCCGAATTAAAGCAGGCAAATCAGTTTATCAGCCTTTCATCAACCAGCATTCACAGCACCATTTCTTCAGAAACTCTATTTTCTAGTTTTAATTTCAACtgtaaaaacaatgtaaaaaaatgtagGGGTACACCTTTAATTCTTTCAACATCTTCAACTTCAGTTAAGCAAAGCTTCAGCTATTACatccaaaaacatttaaataaataaaaaataacatacattttgaaaaatgtaattgtaataataattaggCTGTAATCTTTTAATCAGACACTCTATGTTTCCAAATGTGCTCGTAGGACATCCATAATAACAAAACTGCTCTTTTGCTGCCTCTGAGGAAAGAAGCTGGAGCATCATCTCTGAAAGACAATGTGAAGCCAGTTTTTAAAACATGGAAAAATCTCAGCTAATGTCAAATCCCCAGCAATCAAATCAAGCAAACTCAGTTATCTGTGGAGGATGAACAGAGTGAGCAGTGTGCTGGCTGGATTACAGTGTGACGTCTTAATATTCAACTAtaacaaaacacaatgaaaagagTTCTCCAAGTAAATATGTTATCTGTTGTTTTACCAGGGATAGAAGAAGTGAATGTTGCCGCCACTgtttcatttataaaaaaatacacataaaaaacaatcatttaaagCAGAAGAATAAGTCTGGCATTATTCTGTTTCTCCTATTGTCAACAATTCCCATGAAAAGACACCAAATCCAACAATGTCGTTAGTCAACACTTATTCTTGGCTCAAAGCCCATTGCTTCCTACTGAAGATGTAAAACCgctcacaaatatatagttttatctttaaaaagtcaggcagtgtgtgtgtgtgtgtgtgtgtgtgtgtgtgtgtgtgtgtgtgtgtgtgtgtgtgtgtgtgtgtgggtgggtctGAAAGGTTTCAGTCTGTATCCAAATCACAGGATCTGGAATGTGTAAGAAATGAATCCACATTGATCAGATCTATGTAATGAATGCCATGTTGCTGTAGGTTGTTTTCTTCACTGCAGGTGGCGCTGTCATTATATATAACGGCTCTGGTCTGAGGGTCATATGCAGCCTTGAGCATGAAGTTTTGAAGCACTGCATAAAGtttggaaagaaggagaaatgaTTAAGGGCAACCAAGGTTCCAAAGAAAAGCTCTTGTTAATGTTCAGCATAGACGATGTCAGATGCAGTGACAAGTGAAGCTCTTCAAGGATATGAAACGCTGGCTGAGCCATCAGTACAAAGGAATAGCTACTGTGTTAGAAAATATCTGCTTCTTTGATCAAAAGTCAAAGTCACCTACCTCTGTTGAATTGCATTTCAGTCAAAACATGAAATCTACAAGCTTAAAATTCTTCCATGTATCTAACCCTGAATAGAAAGTTCCAGCTTCTGTCAGCTCACAGGTCACTTCTGGATCAAGTTTAGTAATTGCAACAACTGTGATTTGGGCCCCTGGCTGGCTTCTTCttcacagcaacagcagctgagCCTTCtgggtattgtagtatttaCAGCTATTCGCAATATCATATTGAGGGGAAAAGCTTTTGATATTCACTGAGAGGGGAACTTGTTGCATCTACCTTTATTGAACAGCTTATAAAGAAGAGCCAGATAAGAAttaggggagagagaggggtacaAGCTGCAACAAACGTCCACCACCTGAGTCAAACCAAGCTACCAGAGTGCTCCATCTGCTGTATTGTATTAGAGATACTTGAACAACTATACCTATAACTTTATATGACTCAATATATGGATGACAAAAAGCTCCCTCATTCTTTTTCACTGCTTTCTATTATGCCAAAAATGTTCCAGAAAAATAGAcattaaatgcagaaaaaatTGTAATAGTACATTATCTATGTCATTAGTAAATGATTAGCTCAGTGGAAACAGAAAATCTTTGTGGTGTATTTAATTCATGTATTATAAATCTGGAAGCATTTTGGACATcatgtacagtgtgtttaaatATCCCATCAATAAATATGAGCTTAATTCAACAATAACTCTTGAAAGTCATTGTAAGATGATTTCTACAGTACCATAGAGAAGATTTAAAGAGTCCTCTCATACAGGCCGATGACACTGTGCCTATGAGAGTGGCTGCAGTAAAAACTATAACAACCAGCTTTAAGCAACATTTATCCTGCCCTCATTGCTTCTCATACACTAATTGCATAGCTCAGTTGGGTGACATCTCATCCTTTCACCCTCAAGCAATGAATTTAATGTCCTTTGGAACTCACATTATGAATGTTGCATATAAAGTCAGTGAAGACACGCTGAAAGCTGAGGCTGTGGTGCACTCAGTCAAGACTAGTTACTTTTATCTATAATATATTCATGATGAGCTGCAGTCATCGCTCGTTTGACACTAACAGCAAGGTACAAGATATACTGGAGTATTTAAAGGACCATGCTGCTGctttacatcattttaaacCCATTTGGAGATTTGCAAGTATAGCATAACTctgtattttgtatatttacTATTAAATGGTTTTACCAAATACATTCAATACAACTATAATGATTGCATGCTTGATACCAGAGACTGAGGTCAGAGGAGGACGGTGGTTTTGGTTGAATTTTGCTAAATGAAACTTGTCCTGTCTCGTGCTTCATGCAAGCATTTACctctttaatatttaacaaagACCATCTTTCCCTTAAATTAAACAAGTGCTTACAGAGCCATAACAATTTGAATCACGTTTTAGTTGACACAGTGGATATACTATATGTAGgtaatcaaataaaatgagtTGTAAgacattattttgaaaaacatttgGGAATATGTTTCATAAAAACGTTTCCTCATTACAAATCAGTTTAATGATAGCAGCAGTATTATAATTTGGTCATCATTTTGAAGAGACGGGGTTGATCAAATGCACCCCTTCTCCTTTTTCATAAGTGTCAGTCTAAAATCTCTGAAAATGTTGCCCTCTAACTGTCCAACTATCAAACTCCAGATAACAGAAAGGAATTTTTGCTTGAAAGGCTGCACTGACCGAGTGATGAAGAGCTGAAAAACTAACATTACCACATCCTTCACATTTttcagggaaaaaaacatttaatataattatgtaCTAGGGACAATTTGTGGTTATAAAATCCTCATAAAAGAGGCTACAACATCAATCAAAGCTAAGGCCATAAAAGACAGCACAACCAAAACCTGTTTTCTAATAATGATTGGTCCTACAAGTTAAGAGCGTTTCTACAAATGCTATTAAATGTCTCTTAAAACAGTACTTTACAGCAAGTGCATGCTCTTAAGAGCCTCAAGTTTATTATATCAAATGTCACTTAACAAAGAACACCAGTGTTCATGATAAAAGTAGCCTATACAGTATCAATAAATAAGTCAAAGCATGGGCCACACACGTATGCTAACACTTCAAGCTACATACTGTAGTTCCATGTGTCGATGCTTGACTTAAGATGGGAAACAAGCCCCAGGTGTCTGTTTATAGAACTCAATATGAATTTAAATAAGGTTTATGCATTAAACTATGCATTGGCATTTGTACTTTAATACAATACTCAATGTGGAAATGGTTATTGGTCACTGTAACAATTTCTTCTCCCAATACTGATGttccagctgtttttaaagatggaggactaaatccacagccCTCGTTCTATGCAAAAAGACATTTGATATGCAGCCAAAATGAAGTTATGGCAGTTACAGTTAGCTAGATTGTGTCTGTTTAGCACTTTTGTTTTCCTGTAATGTTGTTTCTCACCAAGCTGCAGCAGGGGGAAACACTGTCATTACTGCTCTGCCATGACATGAAGTGCTATGTTCAGTCTGTGCTTGATCAACAGCTGCCTCACATCATTTAGGTTGAATGACCTCACATAAGTCCCACAATGATCCACCCAACTTCAACCTTAGCTGAGGTCTAATCACAGTGATTGGAAACACCTGTGAGCATGTCTGATAGTCAACAGCATTGTTCATACTTCTGGTAGACCACTCTTATCTTATCCATATATCCAATTTCATCGGAATGTTTTATTTGCTACAGTCATTTCAATAATGCAGGAAATAGCAACATAGTTTCAATTTTGAGCCCAAACTTCACATACATAATACCTGTTTTTACTGCAACTGTACGTTCAGATTGGTTAATATAGTGAAGTCTGTATTATATCACCACACTATAATAACTTTGACAAGTTGATTTCCATACAATGGTGacataaatcaaatcaaatggcTGCTGGAAGGTTGGAAAACACATTAGAAACCATAAAACACCCACACAGGGTTTTGAGAAGTGTCAGCAGTAAAGTACACATGATTTGTAAGGTTATGATTTGTATGGGCTAAAACATGACAAACGTTGATGCCATGCTTTCAATTGGTTGAAATGGATTAGGATGTTGTGTTAACGTCTTCTGATGAATGGGGTGAAAATACAACCCTCAGACGACGTGCTAATAATCACCCTGCTCTTACCTCATTTTGCAGATGCCACTGTTTTACTAATCCCTGCCTGCCAAATGCTAATGCACTGGGAAAATTAGCTAATGGACAGCAACAGTTTAGTGCCAGTGCAAATGATCCTGGCTGCATCTTGAATAAATAGAACCATTCATTACTCTTTTTCCTAGTTTTGCTCTATTTTGGTTGGCAGTGTGGTGAAAGGAACACATCAGCTGAGAAGATGGAACAAGAGCTGATGCCAAGCACAAAAGCTGTGAATTATTAACCCTGATTTTTCATATCTGCACCTCTGTGCCCTCTTACAGCCATGTAATCTTCTACCTTCCTGTGCCTTTGCCACAGAGGGCAGGAGGTCCTGCCTGCTAGGTTTATGAGTTGTTAAAAACCCAGGAGCCATCTTGTAAATGACCTATTAAATGAAAAGAGATTGTGAGGGACTGCATACCTGCCCGGAAGGAACCATAAAATCTAATAAGAAGGGTAAAATTTGGGGCATGCAGGAGGCTCTACTGAGGATAATTGCAGCTGAAGAATTCACCCTTGCCACTCCATCCCATCCCTGCTCAGGACCCCTTCAAAACACTGAGCTGGCAGTGTAAagcaggagagaggggggggggatttcaTTTCCCACATTTTCATTCACCAGGCAATGAAGTGAGCATGGCCTCGCTGGTCCAGCTGGATGTGTTCAGCCTCAGGAATATGGATGAAATGCTAAGTCTACTCAGGGTGAGGGATGGGGTCGTCAGCAGCGAGCGAGGAGAGTTGATTATATGTTGCATACATATACAACCAGGTGCCATTACCTTGACGGCATGAATAAATGAGACAGCAGCAAACAAGAAGTGCTTTTTGCTTTGCCTTATATTTGCAACACAGGCATGGCAATGTTGTTTTAATGCGATGGTCGACACAGGGCAAGACACAGCCAGTGATTGTTCTCTAGGATCACTCATATTGCTTGgtatacatttaaaacacaaagtgTCACACATGGCATACACAACAGgcagcacagacacaaagaaaatcaGAGTAATACTGTTGGTTCAAACATGGAGGGTCGTCTCTGCACATCTGCAAGTAGAgtaaagggagaaggaggagggggaggagcagATGGGTGGTGGGAGTGGGGGGAGGCCCAGGACTCTGATTCATATTCTCTTCCCTCTATGACACACACCCAGCTGTATGCAGTAACACTGATCGCCTCACTAAATCTACAGGGGCTACAGCCGCGCCTTGTCTGCACAATCCATTCTGTCCATTTGACCAAGAGGCAGTGAGGGAACCAGGGGGACGGGGGgaggggaagtgtgtgtgtgtgtgtgtgtgtgtgtgtgtgtgtgtgggcggggGAGGACCCTCCTCATAAATACTGGGTGCATTCAGAAAGGAGACGATCAacaggagggggtgggggggggggtctgccTGTGTTCAATACAAGCTAACACTGCCTCAACCAggagaaagacaacaaacagaaacagttaaAGGATTGTTCCGCTTCATTACAAATTGGGTGTCATTTGCACGCTGTTGGCCATCCTTCCTATTAGTAACAACAACATTGTAATCAGTTCATTGCTGCAGTGTGGGAAcatggtgacatcacaaatTTGGACAGTTTTGATAGTGACTCTGATTTGGATACAGGCAATATTACCTCACGTGCATTTCCTGCTATGCCATCAATTTGCATGGGAGTTGTACTATGTTAATGTAATGTACTgcgttttagtgtttttttaatgaaaaaatagttttgtgcattttaaaatggtttgtttttatcatatatctgcatatgaataaaatatcagtGCTCCAGGGATACATTAACCATGTTGACATTCTGAGCTTTAGTAATGTCAAAAGAAATGCAGGGAAAAAAGATAATATTAGTAGATTGAGGGgccatccacacggagacgctttttggtttaaacgcagatgttttgcatcgttttggccgatcgtccaaacgaatactgtaaacgcctgaaaacgaagctttctgaaacctggtcccagggtaaaacctggtcccagggtgaaacctggtcccagggtgaaaaaattcgcaaacgcagcccttgagtgttcgtttggatggtgaagacgcatacctgcgtttcgatgatgtcatcgccacacccctcgagcttagccttccgcctcttcctctccgtttttggtgaatttctgaaactgaaacagcgccgcctataggcctggaatatgaagtagcgtgttgagtcgtgttcagatggatccgtttgtacgcaaatattcttgaaacCATGCCAGGTAaaacggagggggaaaagatTGTTTCGGTACGTGGGACTTGGCCTGAGTACTGttattctttgtcttttattgAGGATAATCTAGTGCTGGAGTCAGTGTGAGTTAAGCTATATATGATCTATACATTCTGGCAGACTGTCAGCATGAAAAGTCCTGCTGAATGAACTATTAGCACTGAGATCATGCATGtacagaaaatgttcactgattAGTGGAGCGCTGGAGAAAAGCGTCCTGCAGTTATGAGGAGCATCTTTTTTACAcagatttctgtgtttttatgtgatcACAACATTTCAAATAGTGTAAATCACTGTGCctaacatgatgtcatcatgtcattATGAAGGCTGTTAAATGGATGACACCTGAACGTGTCATCACTTATGGTCACTGAGTCACACAATGTCCAGCCACTGATCTACAGAATATGTATCTGTGCCACACAGTGCTTTGCGCCTGGTGTTTGGTTGCAACTCTGAACTTCCTTGATCTTATTTATGTATTCTTTCACTGTTAGATTTATCTACATTATCCATAtgtgatgtttgttttaatatgtaaataatGTCCATTGAGCAAACCAGAACTAAATTATGCTTAATGTAAATTACCAAAATTATTAATTCAAACGTAGTTGAAACATTGGGTGTATTTAGTTGCTTGTTCCTGTGATGTTGTGTGcatgctgggggggggggggggggggggggtaagggtCTTTATCAAACATAAAGCCCAGGGCCCATGGTCTGTGTAATCTGTCCATACGAAAAAAAGGTGAACTGCATACTGATTACTCAAACTGTCCCTTTTAAACAAAGTTTAAGCATAAATTTTAGAGgcatagagacagacagttgcAGCAGTGTCATTGTGTTTCCAGTTGTCAGACATGAACTGATATTGTAGACCTGATGGCCAAAGCTCTGAAAATAAGACCCAATCTGAAATAAATTGGAATTATCTTATGACTAGAATTACTTCCTCTACAGATAAAACCAACATAGATATTGCTCTGCATAAGTATTAAGatgtaacatactgtatatcactaCCATGCATTGCATTTGGAATATGGGACCTCAGCTGAGGAAAAAGTCCCGTTTTTATATACTATTTGCATTTGTCAAGAGCTGTTAGCACTTTATGGGCTCAGGAGTCCAGGTAGTTTGATTcaaaattgtttgcacagtGAAAACAATTCCCCGTCTTCCTGCGTCCTTCTATCTCTCCTCCGCTGAGTTGAACACATCCTGGAAATAGGCAAACCCTTTTTGGCATTGAGATATGAGTTGATTTCTCACATTGCTGCCAACCCAAACTGCAGAGGTAAACAGTCTGTCAAATTGGTTCGCTCATCTGTGACAGTGTAGGGTCTGTGTTTTGTTCCTCTCCTTCAATTATATAAAAGATTTGCCAAATCCACCCGAGCAAAGAGCGTAACCACTGTGTATCAGTATTCCACTGAAGATTGAGAACAAGCTCAAGTTTTGGAAGATCCTTGCAGAGAAATACTGTAGCTCCAAATGGTTCAAGGAACAGTTTCTGGAagacaaactgaatttaaaaccaaaaatatagTGCTGTTTTAGAATCCAGGGGAAATATCATTACTCCTTGGTTGTCATTGTGTCTGTATCCAGGAGTATCCTCCGGACTGTGAAGCTGAAGCAGCCGTCACTGGAATGGCCCTGAGCCAAAACTCTTATCCCACTGAGAACACTGCTGCTCTAACCGGTCCAGCAGTTTGTCCACCGAGTCCTCTTTGTTCTCCAGTTTCAGGTACCGCCTCCCACCGCCCAGGTCTAACCGAGGCCAGCTTCGATGTGTCTGCTCCTCCGCTGCATCCACAACCTGCCCAGGAATGTTCACACAGACCTGTGAACCAGGTTCTCTTCTTGAGACTGCTGACTGATTAGTTTGACCCTCGTGTCCGGGAGTGTGGAGGCCTTCCTCCAGACACACTGCAGTTTGGGCTACGTAAGGTTTAGTCCTGTAGCTCATACTGTGGCAGCGCCTTGGCTGAGCAGCTGGAATGTCCACATCATCCCCCCCCAAGGTGGACATAGAGCTGGCAGACACCAGGCAGTTATTGTGATTGATGAGTGGGGCAGGCTGGGAGTTGAAGCTGGCACTGCCCCCATGCTCAGGACCAGACTGTGTGTTAAAGTCTGTCTGACTGGAGTTACATGAGTTGGTGTGGATGGAGTTAGATGAGTCAGTGTGGCTGGAAGGTTGAACCTCTGACTCCTGGTGATGCAGGGCCTCTGTCCGGAGGACAGCTTGCTGGTAGATGCCCTCCACACTGTCCTCCTGGTCATTGGACTGTCTGGTCTGCAGCAGGGGCTCAGAGCTGGTCAGCTGCTGCAGACAGAGTATGTTGAGGTGGGCAGCTGGCAGACTGCTCACCCACTGATAGTGTTTGGCCATGGAGTTGGCTACTGCTATTTCTTTAAGGTCTGCTGAGGGcacagcagcagacacagagcagataaCACTGCGCATCTGAGCCAGCAGCATCTGAgtctctctgtccctgttcTCATACAGGACTGTATTGGCAcagatgaggatgaagagtccTACCCCCATGATAACGGGACCCAGCAGCTTCATCCGCTCACTATGGATGAGGCTGGCTGTGGACAGAAGGCCCTTGGCACCAAGACTCCAGCCTGAAGGCTGTGACTCCCCCCCAGAGGCTCCCAGGATAGATGACCTTGATATCCGGTATGGCCAGTATCCTGCCACAGCCAGAGCAGTGCCAACAACCACGACAATCACCCCCAGCACCAGGAAGGCTCCTGGCATGGAGCGCATACGAAGCTTGCCTTGAACAACAccatctttcttctttctgcttcGTAAAGTGAAGAGAGACTTCCGCCTGCGTGAGGGTGAAGATGGTGAACCACTTCGAGTCTTCATGGCACCAATCAGTCCAGAGCTGTGGCTCCTGGTCACACTCTGTCAGAAGGCTGTGGGAATGGAGAAGTTCATTAATAGGagttaatacaaaaataatgatgCAAGTACACATTACatccactcattcattcatcaattatttcttttttattcaatAATAATCTATTTCCAATCAAATGAGTCACCTATAAGCCAATCCTGAATATATTTGAAGGAATGGTACAGAATCACAGTTATTGGCTTTCTGTCAGAGAGTGAGATGTTCAGATGGATAtcagtcttgtgtgtgtgtgtgtgtgtgtgtgtgtgtgtgtgtgtgtgtgtgtgtgtgtgtgtgtgtgtgtgtgtgtgtgtgtgtgtgtgtgtgtgtgtgtgtgtgtgtgtgtgcatgtgttcagTATGGAGCTGTAGCTCCTCAGGTTATTACACTTCAACACAATTTCACCTGTGTGACAGAATCACCTCAATTTAGAAACTCTGTTTGAAgtagtatactgtatgtagtgtATTCATTTGAATGTAAGTGTGGACCTTCTCCTGTAACAAGCCTTATGTTCTCTTGTGTGAAACATAGGGTAGACAggtatcccagcatgcatttcacAACAAACAGTGACGATGGGAGTTACCAAACAGCCAAACCCACAACTGTTATTTGATTTGCAGCTGTTAGCTGCTGAGATGATACAGTCATATATACAGTAATCACTGGAAGATAAACTTTGTCTGAGAGTTTAAATGTGTTGCAGTCAGATTGGTGTGTCTGAAGACAAAGTTCAGGTTCATACTTCATAATGAGTAATGATATCCAATAGCGCTATTATTACAACAATGAAGAACATTTTACACAATGTAAAAGTTATTATTTCGTAATATTTTGTTATTCATATATACATGGAGAGCATACTTCTTAATTTCTCACCTAAACATTCTAAAAACTACATTTGGTTGttaacacattgttaaagatgattCTTCCCTCagaacttctcacatgctttcatttcaataaaggttcaaatgatccaatatttcggCAAAGATCAAATATTTATCTGGTGACTACTTGGAGGGGCCTGACccttaggttgggaaccactggactaaactagctaactgtatatgaagcagATTAAATTAGCTCACTGATACACATATGCTTCAGTCTTAATACTTTAATTCaactgaataatataataatataattgaaTTAGAATATGTTAGTGTAGtggtattggtacttttacttaaataacAGATCTGAAAACTTCTGCCACCACTGGTTGCAAAATAACActtgtataaaatgataaagtGATATATCAACACTGTCTGTTGCTAAATAAATGTTGGTGTCTACCACAGGGTCACATGCAGTCAGCTCCAGGGCATCACAGATGAAATAGGGCAAAGCAAGAACTGATGACATTTCACAAGAACATAAGAACAGACAGGAGCGCAGATTTAATAAAGGATTTTTGAGATAGAGATGAGAGCAACTAGGAAATGGCTATGTTAAATCTCACAGCCTCGCCACAGCTCTGACATAGAAGCACATATCTGACTTTAGTGTACATACAAGCAAAAACCTTCTTTCAGAAATGCATGTTATCTGTCATCATGATGGAGACATTACACATCAGTGGATGTCTGGAATCCAGCACACTTAAAGCTTACTTTAGTCAGTGCTTGTttaccacacaccacacatataACGTTAATCACCGCTGAAAATAATTAGGCTAAAACTTCTTGTGCTGTTCCAAACCTTCCATGTCTGTGGGGAGCTTGTAAATTCAGCAAGGTACAAGCAAAAGCTGAGAAACACTTGCACATGTGCTGTTCTTCTTGAGTGCCCACATGGTCATAAACAAAGTggaatgaaatggaaaaactgCTTCAAACGCTTTCACTGCAATTACTGTACGGCCCTGAGCATGTTACCACAAGTGTAAAGTAAGTTCTCACCATGCTGTCTAACAAATAACTCACTGCTAACttatttctccttcttccttgtGTAAATATTCATGCACAGATGGGGCCAGGCCTCATGGATGGAGATCAGCTGTCCAGCTCCCTGGGTTCCAAACAGAAGACtggctgttttttgtttcatgAAATATCATATGGGACATTACAAACTGGTAGATGGTGCAACTGTCTTTAACTAAATCATTTCTTTGACTAAGCTGAGAGAAATGACAGTATCAGCAGTTATTGCAAGTGCCCCAAAATGACATCAGCACCCACACAGCTGTAGAGATGATGACAGATGATGCCTGGAAGTCAGGCAACGTTATTATGTAATGACAAAGTGAGAGCAGGAAGCAGGTCGTCGGGTTGGATGGATTGGTTAAACAAAACATTGGATTTTAATATGAAAGACcactgtttgtttcctgtttctaacCACAAGTCATACAATAACCATAGTGTTTGTAACAGAAAGAATGTATTTTGTCATTTGATTTGGAGGACTAAAATTTGTTAACTTTTGAatagaaatgtaatgaaaacagTACAATGAATTATGTAGATGGTGAAAGAAAGCTTTGGGTTGAGTGTATTTCTAATAGTTTTGACACCAGTTCCAATACAATACCAGGAGTTTAGTGGAGACCAAAACCGAATTAAAAGACAGTGACTTACATTCACCAGGTGAACAGAAAtctgactccaaatgaatgataatattaactct is drawn from Scomber japonicus isolate fScoJap1 chromosome 15, fScoJap1.pri, whole genome shotgun sequence and contains these coding sequences:
- the tmem200b gene encoding transmembrane protein 200A, which gives rise to MSSVLALPYFICDALELTACDPVSVTRSHSSGLIGAMKTRSGSPSSPSRRRKSLFTLRSRKKKDGVVQGKLRMRSMPGAFLVLGVIVVVVGTALAVAGYWPYRISRSSILGASGGESQPSGWSLGAKGLLSTASLIHSERMKLLGPVIMGVGLFILICANTVLYENRDRETQMLLAQMRSVICSVSAAVPSADLKEIAVANSMAKHYQWVSSLPAAHLNILCLQQLTSSEPLLQTRQSNDQEDSVEGIYQQAVLRTEALHHQESEVQPSSHTDSSNSIHTNSCNSSQTDFNTQSGPEHGGSASFNSQPAPLINHNNCLVSASSMSTLGGDDVDIPAAQPRRCHSMSYRTKPYVAQTAVCLEEGLHTPGHEGQTNQSAVSRREPGSQVCVNIPGQVVDAAEEQTHRSWPRLDLGGGRRYLKLENKEDSVDKLLDRLEQQCSQWDKSFGSGPFQ